The following are from one region of the Megachile rotundata isolate GNS110a chromosome 15, iyMegRotu1, whole genome shotgun sequence genome:
- the LOC100876293 gene encoding uncharacterized protein LOC100876293 isoform X2 has translation MLGPLKRIKFLHHANNLLSNSSVDCLKNNFVLLRTLKLTADCKFNDDLSDDEDEKKKRKKTIPLPKITLENTDGSLSVVLLNEAAKIAKRRNMFLIKMPYVDTKGSRDIYKIVDHATYINNSNADTQVDLQNNKKEKNNRSNKSFTIFAKINEHDLETKVNNINRLLKKNHLVTIILNCAAENTNKIFSQVKTK, from the exons ATGTTAGGACcattgaaaagaataaaatttttacatcaTGCAAATAATTTGCTTTCAAATAGTAGTGTTGATTGTTTGAAGAATAATTTTGTACTATTAAGAACATTAAAGCTTACTGCAGATTGTAAGTTTAATGATGATTTAAGTGATGACGaagatgaaaagaaaaaaagaaaaaaaactaTACCACTTCCCAAAATTACACTTGAGAATACAGATGGATCTTTGAGTGTTGTTCTATTGAATGAAGCAGCTAAGATTGCTAAACGGCGTAATATGTTTTTAATTAAGATGCCATATGTTGATACTAAAGGTTCTAgagatatttacaaaattgtggATCATGCAAcatatattaataacagtaatgccGACACCCAAGTAGatcttcaaaataataaaaaagagaagaataatagaagcaataaaagtttcactATATTTGCTAAAATCAATGAACATGATTTAGAAACAAAAGTGAATAATATAAACaggttattaaaaaaaaatcatttggTTACCATTATATTAAATTGTGCTGCTGAGAATACAAATAAG ATTTTTTCACAAGTGAAaacaaaataa
- the LOC100876293 gene encoding uncharacterized protein LOC100876293 isoform X1, which produces MLGPLKRIKFLHHANNLLSNSSVDCLKNNFVLLRTLKLTADCKFNDDLSDDEDEKKKRKKTIPLPKITLENTDGSLSVVLLNEAAKIAKRRNMFLIKMPYVDTKGSRDIYKIVDHATYINNSNADTQVDLQNNKKEKNNRSNKSFTIFAKINEHDLETKVNNINRLLKKNHLVTIILNCAAENTNKVDVVQYIRKKVNGIVTKEKGKGDITILVYSPPENKNNEKNDS; this is translated from the exons ATGTTAGGACcattgaaaagaataaaatttttacatcaTGCAAATAATTTGCTTTCAAATAGTAGTGTTGATTGTTTGAAGAATAATTTTGTACTATTAAGAACATTAAAGCTTACTGCAGATTGTAAGTTTAATGATGATTTAAGTGATGACGaagatgaaaagaaaaaaagaaaaaaaactaTACCACTTCCCAAAATTACACTTGAGAATACAGATGGATCTTTGAGTGTTGTTCTATTGAATGAAGCAGCTAAGATTGCTAAACGGCGTAATATGTTTTTAATTAAGATGCCATATGTTGATACTAAAGGTTCTAgagatatttacaaaattgtggATCATGCAAcatatattaataacagtaatgccGACACCCAAGTAGatcttcaaaataataaaaaagagaagaataatagaagcaataaaagtttcactATATTTGCTAAAATCAATGAACATGATTTAGAAACAAAAGTGAATAATATAAACaggttattaaaaaaaaatcatttggTTACCATTATATTAAATTGTGCTGCTGAGAATACAAATAAG gTGGATGTAGTACAATATATAAGGAAGAAGGTAAATGGAATTGTGACAAAGGAAAAGGGAAAAGGAGATATTACAATACTGGTTTATTCACctccagaaaataaaaataatgagaaGAATGATTcctga